Proteins encoded in a region of the Globicephala melas chromosome 1, mGloMel1.2, whole genome shotgun sequence genome:
- the HJV gene encoding hemojuvelin isoform X1 has product MGDPGQSPSPWCPHGSPPTLSILTLLLLLCGHAHSQCKILRCNAEYVSSTLSLRGGGSPGALRGGGRGGGVGSSGLCRALRSYALCTRRTARTCRGDLAFHSAVHGIEDLMIQHNCSRQGPTAPPPPRGPALPGAGPVRSSGPPAPDPCDYEGRFFRLNGQPPGFLHCASFGDPHVRSFHHHFHTCRVQGAWPLLDNDFLFVQATSSPVASGANATTTRKLTIIFKNMQECIDQKVYQAEVDNLPAAFEDGSINGGDRPGGSSLSIRTANPGSHVEIRAAYIGTTIIIRQTAGQLSFSIKVAEDVARAFSAEQDLQLCVGGCPPSQRLSRSERSRRGAITIDTARQLCKEGLPVEDAYFHSCVFDVLISGDPNFTVAAQAALEDARAFLPDLEKLHLFPSDAGVPLSSATLLAPLLSGVFVLWLCIQ; this is encoded by the exons ATGGGGGATCCAGGCCAGTCCCCTAGTCCCTGGTGCCCCCATGGCAGTCCCCCAACTCTAAGCATTCTCACTCTCCTGCTGCTCCTCTGTGGACATG CTCATTCTCAGTGCAAGATCCTCCGCTGCAATGCTGAGTATGTATCTTCCACTCTGAGCCTTAGAGGTGGGGGTTCACCAGGAGCCCTTCGAGGAGGAGgccggggtggaggggtgggctcCAGCGGCCTCTGCCGAGCCCTCCGCTCCTACGCGCTCTGCACTCGGCGCACGGCCCGCACCTGCCGCGGGGACCTCGCCTTCCATTCTGCTGTGCACGGCATCGAAGACCTGATGATCCAGCACAACTGCTCCCGCCAGGGCCCcacggcccctcccccaccccggggccCAGCCCTTCCAGGCGCAGGCCCGGTGCGCTCCTCTGGTCCCCCAGCCCCGGACCCCTGTGACTATGAAGGCCGGTTTTTCCGGCTGAACGGTCAGCCCCCAGGCTTCTTGCATTGCGCCTCCTTCGGGGACCCTCACGTGCGCAGCTTCCATCACCACTTTCACACGTGCCGTGTCCAAGGAGCTTGGCCCTTGCTGGATAATGACTTCCTTTTTGTCCAGGCCACCAGCTCCCCCGTGGCATCGGGGGCCAACGCCACCACCACCCGGAAG CTCACCATTATATTTAAGAACATGCAGGAATGCATTGATCAGAAGGTCTACCAGGCTGAGGTGGACAATCTTCCCGCAGCCTTTGAAGATGGTTCTATCAATGGAGGTGACCGACCTGGGGGCTCAAGTTTATCCATTCGAACTGCTAACCCTGGGAGCCATGTGGAGATCCGAGCTGCCTACATTGGCACAACTATAATCATTCGGCAGACAGCTGGGCAGCTCTCCTTCTCCATCAAAGTAGCAGAGGATGTGGCCAGGGCCTTCTCAGCTGAGCAGGACTTGCAGCTCTGCGTTGGGGGATGCCCTCCAAGTCAGCGACTCTCACGCTCAGAGCGCAGTCGTCGGGGAGCTATAACCATTGATACTGCCAGACAGCTGTGCAAGGAAGGGCTGCCAGTTGAAGACGCTTACTTCCATTCCTGTGTCTTTGATGTTTTAATCTCTGGTGACCCCAACTTTACTGTGGCAGCGCAGGCAGCTCTGGAGGACGCCCGAGCCTTCCTGCCGGACTTGGAAAAACTGCACCTCTTCCCCTCGGATGCTGGGGTTCCTCTTTCCTCAGCAACCCTCCTAGCCCCACTCCTCTCTGGGGTCTTTGTTCTGTGGCTTTGCATTCAATAA
- the HJV gene encoding hemojuvelin isoform X2 gives MQECIDQKVYQAEVDNLPAAFEDGSINGGDRPGGSSLSIRTANPGSHVEIRAAYIGTTIIIRQTAGQLSFSIKVAEDVARAFSAEQDLQLCVGGCPPSQRLSRSERSRRGAITIDTARQLCKEGLPVEDAYFHSCVFDVLISGDPNFTVAAQAALEDARAFLPDLEKLHLFPSDAGVPLSSATLLAPLLSGVFVLWLCIQ, from the coding sequence ATGCAGGAATGCATTGATCAGAAGGTCTACCAGGCTGAGGTGGACAATCTTCCCGCAGCCTTTGAAGATGGTTCTATCAATGGAGGTGACCGACCTGGGGGCTCAAGTTTATCCATTCGAACTGCTAACCCTGGGAGCCATGTGGAGATCCGAGCTGCCTACATTGGCACAACTATAATCATTCGGCAGACAGCTGGGCAGCTCTCCTTCTCCATCAAAGTAGCAGAGGATGTGGCCAGGGCCTTCTCAGCTGAGCAGGACTTGCAGCTCTGCGTTGGGGGATGCCCTCCAAGTCAGCGACTCTCACGCTCAGAGCGCAGTCGTCGGGGAGCTATAACCATTGATACTGCCAGACAGCTGTGCAAGGAAGGGCTGCCAGTTGAAGACGCTTACTTCCATTCCTGTGTCTTTGATGTTTTAATCTCTGGTGACCCCAACTTTACTGTGGCAGCGCAGGCAGCTCTGGAGGACGCCCGAGCCTTCCTGCCGGACTTGGAAAAACTGCACCTCTTCCCCTCGGATGCTGGGGTTCCTCTTTCCTCAGCAACCCTCCTAGCCCCACTCCTCTCTGGGGTCTTTGTTCTGTGGCTTTGCATTCAATAA
- the TXNIP gene encoding thioredoxin-interacting protein, whose product MVMFKKIKSFEVVFNDPEKVYGSGEKVAGRVIVEVCEVTGVKAVRILACGMAKVLWMQGSQQCKQTLNYLRYEDTLLLDDQPTGENEMVIMRPGNKYEYKFGFELPQGPLGTSFKGKYGCVDYWVKAFLDRPSHPTQETKKNFEVMDLVDVNTPDLLAPVSAKKEKKVSCMFIPDGRVSVSAQIDRRGFCEGDEINIHADFENTSSRIVVPKAAIVARHTYLANGQTKMLTQKLSSVRGNHIISGTCASWRGKSLRVQKIRPSILGCNILRVEYSLLIYVSVPGSKKVILDLPLVIGSRSGLSSRTSSMASRTSSEMSWVDLNIPDTPEAPPCYMDIIPEDHRLESPTTPLLDDTDGSQDSPIFMYAPEFKFMPPPTYTEVDPCILNNNVQ is encoded by the exons ATGGTGATGTTCAAGAAGATCAAGTCTTTCGAGGTGGTCTTTAACGACCCCGAAAAGGTGTACGGCAGTGGGGAGAAGGTGGCTGGCCGGGTGATAGTGGAGGTGTGTGAAGTCACTGGAGTCAAAGCTGTCAGGATCCTGGCTTGCGGAATGGCCAAGGTCCTGTGGATGCAGGGATCCCAACAGTGCAAACAGACATTGAACTACCTGCGCTACGAAGACACGCTTCTCCTGGACGACCAGCCAACAG GTGAGAATGAGATGGTGATCATGAGACCTGGAAACAAATATGAATACAAGTTTGGCTTTGAACTTCCTCAGGG GCCTCTGGGAACATCTTTCAAAGGAAAATATGGGTGTGTAGACTACTGGGTGAAGGCTTTTCTTGATCGCCCCAGCCACCCAACTcaggagacaaagaaaaactttgAAGTGATGGATCTAGTGGATGTCAATACCCCTGATTTACTG GCACCTGTGTCTgctaaaaaggagaagaaagtttCCTGCATGTTTATTCCTGATGGGCGGGTGTCCGTCTCTGCCCAAATAGACAGAAGAGGATTCTGTGAAG GTGATGAGATTAACATCCATGCTGACTTTGAGAATACGAGTTCCCGCATTGTGGTCCCCAAAGCTGCCATTGTTGCCCGCCACACTTACCTTGCCAATGGCCAAACCAAGATGCTGACGCAGAAGTTGTCATCGGTCAGAGGCAATCATATTATCTCAGGAACTTGCGCATCATGGCGTGGCAAGAGCCTTCGGGTGCAGAAGATCAGGCCTTCTATCTTGGGCTGCAACATCCTTCGAGTTGAATACTCCTTACTG ATCTATGTTAGCGTCCCTGGCTCCAAGAAAGTCATTCTTGACCTGCCCCTGGTAATTGGCAGCAGGTCAGGCCTCAGTAGCCGGACATCCAGCATGGCCAGCCGAACCAGTTCTGAGATGAGTTGGGTAGATCTAAACATCCCCGATACCCCAGAAG CTCCTCCTTGCTATATGGATATCATTCCTGAAGATCACCGATTGGAGAGCCCCACTACTCCTCTGCTAGATGACACAGATGGTTCTCAAGACAGCCCTATTTTTATGTATGCTCCTGAGTTCAAGTTTATGCCACCACCTACTTACACTGAG gTGGATCCCTGCATCCTCAACAACAATGTGCAGTGA